One Endozoicomonas gorgoniicola DNA window includes the following coding sequences:
- a CDS encoding HNH endonuclease produces the protein MPSSIPTPCRAFGCPNTTTNHYCLQHVHLKRDVRRRCRNDKQRPNAYRRGYDRQWSKARRLFLMDNPLCIRCAELGLIVEATVVDHIEPHRGDRMKFWNRDNWQSLCKRCHDKKTAREKNDDWY, from the coding sequence TTGCCTTCATCAATCCCCACCCCTTGCAGAGCCTTCGGTTGCCCTAACACGACAACAAACCATTACTGCCTGCAACACGTACATCTGAAGCGTGATGTACGCCGTCGTTGCCGGAATGACAAACAGCGTCCCAATGCCTACCGGCGCGGTTATGACCGGCAATGGAGCAAGGCACGTCGATTGTTCCTGATGGACAACCCGCTGTGTATTCGTTGCGCTGAACTGGGCCTGATTGTAGAGGCCACCGTCGTTGACCACATCGAACCGCACCGGGGCGACCGGATGAAGTTCTGGAACCGTGACAACTGGCAGTCGTTGTGTAAGCGCTGCCATGATAAGAAAACCGCGAGGGAAAAGAATGATGACTGGTATTAA
- a CDS encoding patatin-like phospholipase family protein — translation MTKRVALVLGSGGARGIAHVGVIRELLSRGYEISAVSGASMGALIGGVWAAGKLDEYCEWAEKLDYLDMLRLLDVSLLDPGVIKGDKLFERIRKIVGDCRIEQLPVPYTAVAASLTARKEVWFQRGDLITAIRASCAIPSLFKPVKMHGQLLVDGAVLNPLPLAPAGAALADLVIAVNVLGEPEPDFDQQESPEEEDSLFTGLLNRWIPKQKNEKKQLEKSMGLLDVSNQSMELMQQALTRYKMAGYVPDILVTVPKNICQFYEFHRFTEVVATGRERAVRALDEWEANKGIQLLLEAEAEC, via the coding sequence ATGACCAAGCGAGTTGCCCTGGTTCTGGGTAGTGGTGGTGCCAGAGGTATTGCCCACGTCGGCGTTATTCGTGAGTTGCTCAGTCGGGGTTATGAAATTTCGGCGGTTTCCGGTGCGTCAATGGGGGCGCTGATTGGCGGTGTCTGGGCCGCTGGCAAACTGGACGAATACTGTGAATGGGCAGAGAAGCTGGATTATCTCGATATGCTGCGGCTGTTGGATGTTTCCCTGCTTGATCCGGGGGTTATAAAAGGCGACAAGCTGTTTGAGCGCATCCGGAAAATTGTTGGTGATTGTCGTATAGAACAGCTGCCGGTGCCTTATACGGCAGTAGCCGCCAGCCTGACGGCCCGCAAGGAAGTCTGGTTTCAGCGTGGCGACCTGATCACAGCGATTCGGGCCTCCTGTGCCATACCTTCATTATTCAAGCCGGTAAAAATGCACGGTCAGTTGCTGGTGGATGGTGCGGTGTTAAACCCACTGCCTCTTGCGCCAGCGGGCGCAGCTCTGGCTGATCTGGTCATTGCGGTGAATGTCCTGGGTGAACCTGAACCTGATTTTGACCAGCAGGAAAGCCCTGAAGAGGAAGACTCTCTGTTTACCGGTTTGCTGAACCGCTGGATTCCCAAACAGAAAAATGAGAAGAAACAACTGGAAAAATCCATGGGATTGCTGGATGTCAGTAACCAGTCCATGGAGCTTATGCAGCAGGCACTGACCCGCTATAAAATGGCCGGTTATGTACCGGATATTCTGGTGACGGTTCCTAAAAATATCTGTCAGTTCTATGAGTTTCATCGTTTTACCGAAGTCGTTGCCACGGGGCGGGAAAGAGCCGTCAGAGCCCTGGATGAGTGGGAGGCGAACAAAGGTATTCAGCTTCTGCTTGAAGCGGAAGCTGAATGTTGA
- a CDS encoding phosphoribosyltransferase, translating to MTTVKKYNFTYEDIHSTIKDASHAINEAGYQPDYLLAIGGGGLIPARIMRTFITRPILTIALSRYSDEIGTAPADTPIKLQWLEGKVNLNGKKVLVIDEVDDQRTTLDFTLNELIEHYPETEFSAFVVHNKLKEKKGHLPEKLKHFFIGRDIKDYWINYAWDAEDITTFGQ from the coding sequence ATGACCACTGTGAAGAAATACAACTTCACTTACGAAGATATCCATAGCACCATAAAAGACGCATCCCACGCCATCAACGAAGCCGGTTACCAGCCAGACTACCTGCTGGCCATTGGCGGTGGCGGCCTGATTCCTGCCCGCATCATGCGTACTTTTATCACCCGCCCGATCCTGACCATCGCCCTGTCCCGTTACAGCGATGAAATTGGCACCGCACCCGCAGATACTCCAATCAAGTTGCAGTGGCTGGAAGGCAAGGTGAACCTGAATGGCAAAAAAGTGCTGGTGATTGATGAAGTTGATGATCAGCGCACAACGCTGGACTTCACCCTGAACGAACTGATTGAGCACTACCCGGAGACAGAGTTCTCTGCTTTCGTCGTTCATAACAAGCTGAAGGAAAAGAAAGGTCATCTGCCGGAAAAACTGAAGCACTTCTTCATTGGCAGGGATATCAAGGATTACTGGATCAACTACGCCTGGGATGCTGAAGACATCACTACGTTTGGTCAGTGA
- a CDS encoding amidohydrolase family protein — MRLENVRLHQQADLYDIVMENGLIQSITPAGSDRTAPVDSIDANGRLALPPFVDPHVHLDTCLTAGEPVWNRSGTLFEGIQNWSEHKKTLTHDDVKSRASRALQWYIGQGVQHVRSHVDTTDPSLTALHALLELREEMRDLIDIQLVAFPQEGIPSFPNGKQLLEQAMQLGCDAVGGMPKQW, encoded by the coding sequence ATGCGCCTTGAAAACGTTCGCCTGCACCAGCAGGCAGACTTATACGACATTGTCATGGAGAATGGACTCATTCAGTCTATTACTCCGGCAGGCTCTGACCGTACTGCGCCTGTGGACTCCATAGACGCCAATGGCCGTCTGGCTCTACCGCCGTTCGTTGACCCTCATGTTCATCTGGACACCTGCCTGACGGCGGGTGAGCCGGTATGGAACCGTTCCGGTACTTTATTTGAAGGTATTCAGAACTGGTCAGAACACAAGAAAACCCTGACCCATGACGATGTTAAATCCCGGGCAAGCCGGGCTCTGCAATGGTACATCGGACAAGGCGTTCAGCACGTCCGCAGCCATGTCGACACGACGGACCCGAGCCTGACGGCTCTGCATGCGTTGCTGGAGCTGCGTGAGGAGATGCGCGATCTGATCGACATTCAGCTGGTAGCGTTCCCGCAGGAAGGCATTCCCTCGTTCCCAAATGGCAAACAGCTGCTGGAGCAGGCGATGCAACTGGGTTGTGATGCAGTAGGTGGTATGCCTAAGCAATGGTAG
- the aroC gene encoding chorismate synthase, which translates to MAGNSIGQLFKVTTFGESHGIALGCIVDGCPPGLPLTEEDIQKDLDLRKPGTSKYTTQRREPDQVKILSGVFEGKTTGTPIGLLIENVDQRSKDYSNIMDRFRPGHADYTYAHKYGFRDYRGGGRSSARETAMRVAAGAIARKFLATQGIAIKGYLSQLGPIKIEQFDWEQVRQNPFFCPDADKVAEMEQLIDDLRREGNSIGARISVRASGIQPGLGEPVFDRLDADLAHSLLSINAVKGVEIGDGFACVEQKGTEHRDEITPEGFLSNHGGGVLGGISSGQELIAHIALKPTSSMTTPGRSVNLEGEPVEIVTKGRHDPCVGIRAVPIAEAMMAITVMDHFMRHRAQNADVVSHAPLIAPSVSG; encoded by the coding sequence ATGGCTGGAAACAGCATAGGTCAACTGTTCAAAGTGACCACGTTTGGCGAGTCTCATGGTATTGCACTGGGCTGTATTGTTGATGGTTGTCCTCCCGGACTGCCATTAACGGAAGAAGATATTCAGAAAGATCTGGATCTTCGTAAACCCGGCACGTCTAAATATACGACGCAACGTCGTGAGCCGGATCAGGTGAAAATTCTTTCCGGTGTTTTTGAAGGCAAAACCACAGGAACACCCATTGGTTTGCTGATTGAGAATGTTGACCAGCGCTCGAAAGATTATTCCAACATTATGGATCGCTTCCGCCCTGGTCACGCCGACTACACCTATGCCCACAAATACGGTTTCCGTGACTACCGTGGTGGTGGTCGTTCATCGGCTCGTGAAACCGCTATGCGTGTGGCGGCCGGGGCGATAGCCCGTAAGTTTCTGGCAACACAGGGTATAGCGATTAAAGGTTATCTGTCGCAACTGGGGCCAATCAAAATCGAACAGTTTGACTGGGAACAGGTACGTCAGAATCCATTCTTCTGTCCGGACGCTGACAAGGTGGCAGAGATGGAGCAGCTGATCGACGACCTTCGTCGTGAAGGGAACTCCATTGGCGCGCGTATTTCTGTGAGAGCCAGTGGTATTCAGCCTGGTCTGGGTGAGCCGGTGTTTGATCGTCTGGATGCAGACCTTGCACATTCGCTGCTGAGTATTAATGCGGTGAAAGGGGTTGAAATTGGTGATGGCTTTGCCTGTGTTGAGCAGAAAGGCACAGAGCATCGGGATGAAATAACGCCTGAAGGTTTTCTGTCCAATCATGGGGGTGGCGTGCTGGGGGGAATCAGTTCCGGTCAGGAGCTGATTGCGCATATTGCTTTAAAACCCACTTCCAGCATGACTACGCCGGGACGTTCCGTAAACCTTGAGGGTGAGCCGGTAGAAATTGTCACCAAAGGACGGCATGACCCGTGTGTGGGAATCAGAGCCGTGCCCATTGCCGAGGCGATGATGGCGATTACGGTCATGGATCACTTTATGCGACACCGGGCACAGAATGCAGATGTTGTCAGTCATGCGCCGTTGATCGCGCCTTCTGTCAGCGGTTAA
- the prmB gene encoding 50S ribosomal protein L3 N(5)-glutamine methyltransferase, with amino-acid sequence MTQSIAPHSGHTDSGHTSGNNSGSNGGQVENLSYDGLASIRDFIRWAASRFNEAELFFGHGSDNALDEAMHLVMQVLQLPWDLPESYMDCRLTPEEQLSVAELVRRRIRERKPLAYLLNRAWFCGQPYYVDERVLVPRSPIAELINHNFQPWLGDVSVSRVLDLCSGSGCIGIAMAHQWPEASVDLLDISDDALDVAHINIDQHELWGRVQAVKSDLFKTIDDSPERPRYELIVSNPPYVDAEDMADFPEEFGHEPELGLAAGNDGLDMARIILARAADFLAEEGLLVLEVGNSQWALQDAYPEVPFVWPEFAEGGHGVLVLTAEQCREYQGIFKSRMTA; translated from the coding sequence GTGACTCAATCCATAGCCCCCCATAGCGGACACACTGACAGTGGACACACTAGCGGGAACAATAGCGGAAGCAATGGCGGACAGGTCGAAAACCTGTCTTACGATGGCCTGGCCAGTATCCGGGATTTTATTCGCTGGGCTGCCAGCCGTTTTAATGAAGCCGAACTGTTTTTCGGGCATGGCAGCGACAACGCCCTGGATGAAGCCATGCATCTGGTGATGCAGGTGCTGCAGCTGCCCTGGGACCTGCCTGAATCTTATATGGATTGTCGTTTGACGCCGGAAGAGCAGCTCTCTGTGGCAGAACTGGTCAGGCGCCGCATCCGGGAACGAAAGCCGCTGGCTTATCTGTTGAACCGGGCATGGTTCTGTGGCCAGCCGTATTATGTGGATGAGCGGGTTCTGGTTCCCCGCTCTCCGATCGCAGAATTGATTAACCATAATTTTCAGCCCTGGCTGGGTGATGTGTCAGTAAGTCGTGTCCTCGATCTGTGTTCCGGCTCTGGCTGCATAGGCATTGCCATGGCGCACCAGTGGCCGGAGGCGTCGGTGGATTTGCTGGATATTTCCGATGATGCCCTGGATGTGGCGCATATCAATATTGACCAGCATGAGCTGTGGGGACGGGTGCAAGCTGTCAAGTCGGACCTGTTTAAGACAATAGATGATAGCCCTGAACGCCCACGCTACGAGCTGATTGTCAGCAACCCGCCCTATGTCGATGCGGAAGATATGGCTGACTTTCCTGAAGAATTTGGTCATGAACCGGAGCTGGGGCTGGCAGCCGGTAATGACGGTCTGGATATGGCGCGTATTATTCTGGCCAGGGCGGCAGACTTTCTGGCAGAAGAGGGTTTGCTGGTGCTGGAAGTGGGTAACAGTCAGTGGGCGTTGCAGGACGCTTATCCTGAGGTGCCGTTTGTATGGCCGGAATTTGCCGAAGGTGGTCATGGCGTGCTGGTACTGACGGCAGAGCAGTGTCGTGAATATCAGGGTATTTTTAAAAGTCGCATGACGGCGTGA
- a CDS encoding Smr/MutS family protein: protein MATQPRMGFGLRATGYGLRATDSEKRETDNEYPPTPIKNDTEQGTIPEPDQAANNQFVPMSDHDNDEDPHRLFQQAMQGVQPIKSKKRHDQQRRPSADIPQSTLNTRRSAAQRTESGGGAALSEAWVEPVDPEQRIDFSRPGLQQTRLRQLRQGMIPVRYQLDLHGYKIEEARELISEFLYFCKTQGYACVRIIHGKSHRSTDRQNTLKSHVNHWLRQIPDVLAFCSAPPSEGGTGSVLVLIRKK, encoded by the coding sequence TTGGCTACTCAACCAAGAATGGGCTTCGGGCTTCGGGCTACGGGCTACGGGCTGCGGGCTACGGACAGCGAAAAGCGGGAGACGGACAACGAATACCCCCCTACCCCTATAAAAAACGACACAGAACAAGGTACAATCCCAGAACCAGACCAAGCCGCTAATAACCAGTTTGTTCCCATGTCCGACCACGACAACGATGAAGACCCACATCGCCTGTTCCAACAAGCGATGCAGGGCGTGCAGCCCATTAAGAGCAAAAAACGCCACGACCAGCAGCGCAGACCTTCTGCTGACATTCCTCAAAGCACACTGAATACCCGCCGCAGTGCAGCACAGAGAACTGAGAGCGGAGGTGGTGCAGCCCTCTCAGAAGCCTGGGTCGAACCGGTTGACCCGGAACAGCGAATCGACTTTTCCCGACCCGGACTGCAGCAAACCCGTCTGCGTCAGCTACGGCAGGGAATGATTCCTGTTCGCTATCAACTGGATCTCCATGGCTATAAAATTGAAGAAGCCAGAGAACTGATCTCAGAGTTCCTGTACTTCTGTAAAACTCAGGGCTACGCCTGCGTTCGTATCATCCACGGCAAGTCTCATCGCAGCACTGATCGACAGAACACACTGAAAAGCCATGTTAACCACTGGCTCAGACAGATTCCCGATGTACTGGCATTCTGTTCAGCGCCTCCCTCTGAAGGTGGGACAGGGTCCGTTCTGGTGCTTATCAGAAAAAAATAG
- a CDS encoding Rha family transcriptional regulator — protein MNALKVAPVVKIRKHTGRLYAVSTDVANYFEREHRNVLDSIRKCMVEQPSLAADFSAAKYSIKGQSYDCYEMTRRGFSYLILGFTGKKANQFKLDYIDQFDRMEEYIRDSLDSRSGSLDMCRLLQDTREAIGKETKAHHYINEHNLIYGVVFGKDAKHLREDMSLPDDKPITEALNDDQLKEVSELRHYDARLLTLGYDYQKRKSQLRDYHQCRLRLVSG, from the coding sequence ATGAATGCACTGAAAGTTGCGCCTGTCGTTAAGATCAGGAAGCACACTGGCCGGTTGTATGCCGTTAGTACGGATGTGGCAAATTACTTTGAAAGGGAACACAGAAATGTGCTTGATAGCATTAGAAAATGTATGGTCGAACAACCAAGTTTGGCTGCTGACTTTTCAGCAGCCAAATATTCTATAAAAGGGCAGTCTTATGACTGTTATGAAATGACCCGCCGTGGTTTCAGTTACCTGATTCTTGGTTTTACCGGCAAGAAAGCCAACCAGTTCAAGCTGGATTATATCGACCAGTTTGACCGGATGGAGGAATACATTCGAGACAGCCTTGATTCTCGATCCGGAAGTCTGGATATGTGCCGGTTACTTCAGGACACACGGGAAGCTATTGGCAAGGAAACAAAAGCCCACCATTACATCAATGAACACAACCTTATTTATGGTGTTGTGTTCGGAAAGGATGCAAAGCACCTGCGTGAAGATATGAGCCTGCCAGATGACAAGCCTATAACAGAAGCCCTGAACGACGACCAGCTTAAGGAAGTCTCAGAGTTGCGCCACTATGACGCCAGGCTTCTGACACTGGGTTATGATTACCAGAAACGTAAAAGCCAGTTAAGGGACTACCACCAGTGCCGTTTACGGCTTGTTTCTGGATAA
- a CDS encoding coiled-coil domain-containing protein, which produces MGNNPYFFWNVGFILTSGLSLVLSVLLFTSVADSRLSGVILMGIALALELGKIVTINDRKRLITWLLIGVSVLGSAGGLNRALTVADASLGAHQQQRAGLQAQIDQTLQAMAQNNDTIAQNSRSIDRYIELDRIRSDARPLQEQNRQLQQEQTRLQAQLSNLQANLANLEQADMPELTAVLSLLATLLAMPLQWVQAAVILLLACLLDALTVTFIRDGVLGRLMTDKDNDPDPETRQPVFETDDKPVTPALPVTQQADTGNVTAMDNSYPAFKRAMLARREQGKGVLSQRACIREMNLKDRQARGFFQRLQAEDIIEKNGGQFLWKKPLRTGS; this is translated from the coding sequence ATGGGTAATAATCCTTATTTTTTCTGGAACGTTGGTTTTATATTGACCAGTGGGTTAAGTCTGGTTCTGTCGGTTTTACTGTTTACGTCCGTTGCCGATTCCCGATTGAGTGGGGTCATTTTAATGGGTATTGCACTGGCGCTTGAGTTGGGGAAAATAGTCACAATAAACGACCGTAAGCGTTTAATTACATGGCTGCTGATTGGCGTTTCTGTGCTGGGCAGTGCCGGTGGCCTGAACCGGGCTTTGACGGTGGCGGATGCCAGCCTGGGCGCACACCAGCAGCAGCGGGCAGGGCTTCAGGCGCAGATTGACCAGACCTTGCAGGCGATGGCCCAGAATAACGACACCATCGCCCAGAACAGCCGGTCGATTGATCGGTATATTGAGCTGGACCGGATCCGCTCTGATGCCCGCCCGCTACAGGAACAGAACCGCCAGTTGCAACAGGAGCAGACCCGCTTGCAGGCGCAGTTATCCAACCTTCAGGCGAACCTGGCTAACCTGGAACAGGCTGATATGCCCGAATTGACCGCTGTACTGTCATTGCTGGCGACCTTGCTGGCCATGCCGCTTCAGTGGGTTCAGGCGGCGGTCATCCTGCTGCTGGCCTGCTTGCTGGATGCGCTGACTGTGACGTTTATCAGGGACGGGGTTCTGGGTCGGCTGATGACTGACAAAGACAATGATCCGGACCCTGAGACAAGGCAGCCGGTGTTCGAAACGGATGATAAACCTGTGACACCTGCCCTGCCTGTTACACAGCAGGCTGATACTGGTAATGTGACGGCAATGGATAACAGCTACCCGGCGTTTAAACGGGCCATGCTGGCACGTCGTGAACAGGGCAAGGGCGTTCTGTCCCAGCGGGCGTGTATTCGTGAAATGAACCTTAAAGACCGCCAGGCGCGTGGTTTTTTTCAAAGGCTACAGGCTGAGGACATTATCGAGAAAAACGGTGGTCAGTTTCTTTGGAAAAAACCTTTGAGAACAGGCAGTTAA
- a CDS encoding AMP-dependent synthetase/ligase — translation MNSIHPTHLVSQFRQRAEQHPEHTALRYACGDRWHETQWSQFLESVDQTSLALLSAGLPIQGNIGLWSRNMPEWSITDFACMQVRGVSVPLYPTSTPDQVLYIIDEAEVEILFVGEQPQFDGALELLGKASHLKTIIVFDEDVDLKSCENAQYFKDFLVSAHTERTELEARLASRSMDDLFTLIYTSGTTGKPKGVMLDYANMAASFDAHDKLIHVDHTDSSLAFLPLSHIFERGWSNYALCRGVVNNYIRNQADIANMLQVVKPTIMCSVPRLFEKIYTGVHTKVAKGSAAKKLIFKLAGSIGYKAMEYHRQGKPVPGYLKSLNKLADKLVFSKIKEGLGGRIRFIPCGGARLDDSICKFFHAMGINVKIGYGMTETVATITCYRDTGFQFGSCGNPLPGVQVKIGDGGEILVKGGTVMRGYYKKPEETAKTFDADGWLKTGDAGLIDEQGQLRITDRIKELMKTSNGKYIAPQHIEGTLGKDRFIEQIAIIADAKNYVSALIVPAFEALEEYAREMNLKYESKMDLIRNTDIEKLFQERLDSIQDELARFEQVKKFTLLPREFSIELGEITPTLKLRRKTIMERFQKEINAMYGKPATSH, via the coding sequence ATGAATAGTATTCACCCTACCCACCTGGTCAGCCAGTTTCGTCAACGCGCGGAGCAACATCCTGAACACACAGCCCTGCGCTATGCCTGCGGCGATCGCTGGCATGAAACCCAGTGGAGTCAGTTCCTTGAATCCGTTGACCAGACCAGCCTGGCACTATTGAGTGCAGGACTGCCAATACAGGGCAATATTGGTCTGTGGTCTCGTAATATGCCGGAATGGTCCATTACCGACTTTGCCTGCATGCAGGTACGCGGCGTCAGTGTCCCGCTGTACCCGACCAGCACACCTGATCAGGTGTTGTACATCATTGATGAAGCCGAAGTGGAAATCCTGTTTGTAGGCGAACAGCCTCAATTCGACGGTGCTCTGGAACTGCTGGGCAAAGCCTCCCACCTCAAGACCATCATTGTTTTTGATGAAGACGTCGACCTGAAAAGCTGTGAAAACGCGCAATACTTCAAGGATTTCCTGGTCTCTGCCCACACAGAACGCACCGAACTGGAAGCCCGCCTCGCCAGTCGCTCCATGGACGACCTGTTTACACTGATTTACACCTCAGGCACTACCGGCAAACCCAAGGGTGTGATGCTGGATTATGCCAATATGGCAGCGTCTTTCGATGCCCACGACAAGCTGATCCACGTTGACCACACCGACTCATCACTGGCCTTCCTGCCCCTGAGCCATATCTTTGAGCGTGGCTGGTCCAACTATGCCCTGTGTCGTGGCGTTGTAAATAACTACATTCGTAACCAGGCAGACATCGCTAACATGTTGCAGGTGGTAAAACCCACCATCATGTGCTCTGTCCCACGTCTGTTCGAAAAAATCTATACCGGTGTTCATACGAAAGTCGCTAAGGGTTCAGCGGCTAAGAAACTGATCTTCAAACTGGCTGGCAGCATCGGTTATAAGGCGATGGAATACCATCGTCAGGGCAAACCCGTTCCGGGTTATCTGAAAAGCCTGAACAAGCTTGCAGACAAGCTGGTATTTAGCAAGATCAAAGAGGGTCTTGGCGGTCGTATCCGCTTTATACCCTGCGGCGGCGCACGACTGGACGACAGTATCTGCAAGTTCTTTCATGCCATGGGTATCAACGTCAAAATCGGCTACGGCATGACCGAAACCGTAGCGACTATCACCTGTTACCGCGACACTGGCTTCCAGTTCGGTAGCTGTGGCAACCCACTGCCAGGCGTACAGGTAAAAATTGGTGATGGTGGTGAAATTCTGGTGAAAGGTGGCACCGTTATGCGCGGTTACTACAAGAAGCCGGAAGAAACCGCGAAAACCTTCGATGCCGATGGCTGGCTGAAAACCGGCGACGCTGGCCTGATTGATGAACAGGGGCAGCTGCGAATCACCGACCGCATCAAGGAACTGATGAAAACCTCCAACGGCAAGTACATTGCACCTCAGCATATTGAAGGTACTTTGGGCAAGGATCGCTTCATTGAACAGATTGCAATTATTGCTGACGCTAAAAACTATGTCTCTGCCCTGATTGTTCCAGCCTTTGAAGCTCTGGAAGAGTACGCCAGAGAGATGAATCTGAAATACGAAAGCAAGATGGATCTGATTCGCAACACCGATATCGAAAAGCTGTTTCAGGAGCGTCTCGACAGTATCCAGGATGAACTGGCCCGTTTCGAACAGGTCAAGAAGTTTACCCTGCTGCCTCGTGAATTCTCCATTGAACTGGGTGAGATTACCCCCACCCTGAAACTGCGCAGAAAGACTATTATGGAACGTTTCCAGAAGGAAATTAATGCCATGTACGGGAAGCCTGCAACCAGTCACTGA